ATTAAAAAGATAAACTTAACATTTTGTTGGATATAATTGTTTATAAAATAACTTTAAGATATAAATTTTAGTAATAGAGAAATAGGGTTTAGATTGAATATGTACATATCGGGTTACGGGATGTTAATTGCTTTTATTTTATTTTCTTTCGCTTTTGCCGCGGCAGCTTTGATTATGTCATTTCTGGTTCAGCCAAAAGCACCGGGAAAGCAAAAAGAAAAAACTTATGAATGCGGAATGAAACCGTTCGGGGATTCAAGAATTCAATTTGATTTAAAGTATTATCTTTACGCTTTATTATTTCTAATATTTGATATTGAAGCTGTTTTTCTTTTTCCATGGGCGGTGAGCTATAATAAATTAGGACTGTTTGCACTGGTAGAAGCTTTAATATTTATAGCAATACTAGTAGTAGGACTGGTTTATGCCTGGAAAAAAGACGCTTTAAAGTGGCAATAAGTGGAATTTAATTAATCAAGGACTTACATAAATAATGCAGATAATTTTAACAGCAGTCGATTTTATATACAACTGGGGAAGGTCTAATTCTTTATGGCCTTTGACATTTGCTACTTCGTGCTGCGGAATTGAAATGATTTCAGCAAGTGCAGCAACTTTTGACATATCAAGATTCGGCTCGGAAGTCTTTAGGGCAACGCCACGTCAAGCTGACCTAATGATAACTGCCGGTACTGTTACTCACAGAATGGCACCTGCTTTAGTCCGTCTTTACGAACAAATGCCTGAGCCTAAATATGTAATTGCAATGGGAGCTTGCGCAGTTACAGGCGGAATGTACGAGAACGATTCTTACTCTGTAGTTAGAGGGGTAGACAGACTGGTTCCTGTTGATGTTTATTTGCCGGGATGCCCTCCAAGACCTGAAGCACTTCTTGATGCAATAATAAAGCTTCAGAAACAAATGAAAACAGAAACTATACTGGATAGAAAAAAATATCTTGACGCGCATAAGCCCAGAGTGACGCTTTCAGAAGATGAAAATTGTGAAGTTCTGCTTCCCAATTCCGAATTTGAAGTAATTCACTGGGGCGTACAAAAAATAGGTTATGACACTGATTATAATTGCAAAGAAGCACAAAGCGCTGACGTTGCAATATAAAAATTAACGGAGAATAGCGTGCCTGAAACATCTAATATTACAGCAATTGACGAAAAATTCGAGGTAAAACACCTTGATAAAACCTCTGATGGCATTGAAATAATTGAAGTACCAAAAGATAAGTTAATTGAGCTTGTTACATACCTTAAAATGCACGTAAATACACAATTTAATATGCTTTTTTCTGTAAGCGGGCTTGATAGAGTTGATTGTTTCGAAGTTGTTTACAATTTTTATTCAACAGTTTTCCATAAAAAACTTCTTTTAAAAGTTAATCTTGAGAAAGAAAATCCGGGTGTAGAAAGCTTATGCGGATTATATTCGGCGGCTGATTGGCACGAAAGAGAAACTTATGACTTATTAGGCATAAATTTCTATAATCATCCTAATTTAGAAAGAATTTTGTTACCAAAAGACTGGATTGGACACCCTTTAAGAAAAGATTATGTGAATAAAGATAAAAGATTGAACTGGAACGAAAGATAATGGTAGTAGAAAATACTTTTAATAAAGAAATGATAATAAATGTCGGGCCTCAACATCCCAGTACTCACGGCGTTTTAAGGTTAGTTATGTCGCTAAATGGCGAAATAATTAAAGAAACAAAACCCGTAATCGGATATTTGCATAGAGGGATGGAAAAACTTGCCGAGAGCAGAAATTATTTTCAGTATTTACCGATGGTTGACCGAATAGATTATTTATCGAGTTTCTTTTGTTCAGCAGCTTTCTGTTATGCGGTGGAATCTATTGCAGGGATTGTGGTTCCTAAAAGAGCCGAATATATCAGGCTAATCACGATGGAATTTAACAGAATTGCCTCGCATTTAATGTGGGTTGCTTCATTTTTGCTGGATTTAGGAGCGACTACTCCTATGTTTTATGCGTTTAGAGAGCGTGAAGACATAGTTAAACTTTTTGAAGAACTGACCGGACAAAGAATGATGTATAATTTTTACACATTTGGCGGAGTAAAAAAGGATTTGCCCGAGGGTTGGATGAATAAAGCTCTGGATTTATGCAAAATAATGCCTAAAATGTTCGATGAATACGAAGCAATTATCACTAAAAACCCTATATTTTTAGAAAGAACAAAAGGTGTCGGTATTTTAACTCCGCAAATGGCAACAGATTACGCAATTACAGGAGCAAATATCAGAGCATCGGCAATCGATTTGGATTTAAGAAAAATAAATACTTATTCGGTTTACAACGAAATCGATTTTCAAACACATCTTGCTGAAAATGGTGATAGTTACGACAGATATATAGTAAGAATTGCCGAAATGAGAGAATCTATCAAAATTATAGAGCAGGCAATAAAACAAATTCCCGGTGGTACACCAGAAAAATTAAAAGTTAAAAGCGTAAACTGCGGCTGTAAAGACGAAAATTGCGAATATTGCGGTTTCGACACACAACTTATAGCGAAAAAACTAAATGCCGCTGTTTTTAAACCACCTGCAGGTGAAGCAATTTCCACTATTGAAGCGCCAAGAGGAGTCATAACCTGTTATGTAGTGAGCGACGGTACAAATAAACCTGTAAGAGTCAAATGGAGAACTCCTTCGTTTTCTTCTGTACAGGTGTTACCTGAGCTGATAAAAGGCAAAAATTACTCTGATTTAATGCCGATTTTTGGAAGTCTTGACGTTGTACTTCCTGAAGTTGACAGATAAGCAAAACGGGAGAAATAAAGTTATAATGCACGATTTGTATATAAATATTTTTAATAAACTCGGAATACCGACATTTTTTGCAGAAATCACATGGCCGATTATTCCGTTTATATGTGTAGCTGTTTTGCTGATTTTAGTGGTATTATTCCTTGTTTTAATGGAAAGAAAAGTTCTTGCGTGGCTCACAGTAAGAAAAGGTCCCAATAGAGTCGGTCCTTTTGGCTTTTTTCAGACGATAGCGGACGCAATTAAACTTCTTTGCAAAGAAGATATTATGTCTAAAGATACAAATAAAATCCTTTTTACGCTTGCGCCTGTGATTGTATTCGCGCCGATAATGGTTATATACGGTTTAATGCCTTTCACAGAAAAGTTTGTTGCGATTAACCTTGCAGCAGGGTTATTTATGATTTTTGCACTCTCATCAATAACAACTGTGGGAATCGTTCTGGCAGGATGGGCAAGCAATAACAAATATTCATTGCTTGGAGCAATGCGCTCTGCGGCTCAGGCAATTAGCTATGAAATACCTCTTATAATTGCTGTATTGAGCATTGCAGTACTTGCAGGAACACTAAACCTTTCTGATATAGTGGCAGCACAATCCGGAGGTGCTTCCGACCAAACATTCCTTAACTGGAACGTCTTTAGCTGGAACATAATACCTTCTTTTATCGGCTTTATAGTTTTCTTTATATGCTCAATTGCTGAAGTAAACAGGATTCCTTTTGACTTACCGGAAGCTGAAAGCGAGTTGGTAAGCGGATATAATACCGAATACTCAGGCATGAAGTTTGCGCTGTTCTTTCTTGCAGAATATGCCGCTATGTTTATAATGAGTGTTTTAATAGTTACACTATTCTTAGGCGGGTATTTATCGCCTTTTAATGATTATTTATCAATAACTTTATTCCAGAATATAATACATAACCGGAATATTCTTGATCTTTTTGTCCATATAGAGCAAGGGTTCTGGATTATAGCAAAAACATATTTTGTAATATTTATTATTATATGGATTAGAGGCACTTTGCCGAGATTAAGAGCTGACCAGTTGATGTCTTTTGCATGGAAATTTCTTTTACCTCTTTCTTTGCTCAATTTAACGATTGTAGCCGTATTCAAATACGTCGTAACTTTAATAAACGGATAAAATTATGAAAATTATATTTAACAAAACAGTAAATGGAATAATTGAAATAGCAAGAGGCATGTTTACCATCCTTAAGCATGCTTTTAGACCTGCTATAACCCTAGAATATCCAGAAAAAAAACCTGTGCTTTCTTCAAGAACAAGAGGAAGGCTGGCGCTTACTACTAACCAAGATGGAAATCTAAGTTGTATTGGATGCATGTCGTGTACAAAAGTTTGTCCATGCGGCGATTTAATACAGATTGAATCTGCAAAAGACGAAAATAACAAGAATATAATTAATAAATTTACCATTGATATGGGCAGATGCATATTCTGCGGAAACTGTACGCAAGCCTGTCCTAAGGATGCGCTTATTATGACTGATGAATTTGAACTTGCTGATTATTCCAGAGAATCTCTGGTTTTTGATAAAGATAAATTAAAGCTTTCTCCTGAAGAATCTGCAAAATGGAGAGATAAAAAAGAACGGGATGTTTAATTAATAAACAAGGTGTGTTGAGGTTTTAATGTATTATGGACATAATTTATAATTTATTTTTCTATGTTATTGCATTTGTGCTGGTAATTGCAGCTCTGGGAGTTGTATTTTTGCCGAGAATTGTGTACTCTGCAGTAGCAATGATTCTGGCTTTTATTTCAGTGGCAGGAATTTTTGTGTTATTAAACGCTGATTTTGTTGCTATATCGCAAATAATTATTTATGCAGTAGGCATAACAATAGTTATGATTTTTGCAATTATGCTCACCGGAAGGATTTCAGAAAAAAAACTCTGGATAGCTTTTGCGCCAAGAACATTGTTTGCTTTTGCCACTTCGGGAGCATTTTTTGTTACTATTTTGTTTGCAATAACTGACGGATTCAAGTCTTTAGCGAGAGAAAGCAATATATTTTCGGCAACATTACCTTCTATAGAAACTATTGATACTTTGCAGAACGAAGGAACAACCGGAATTATAGGCAAAGCTCTCTTTACAAAATATGTTTTGCCGTTTGAAATATTGTCATTATTACTGCTGGCAGCAATTATAGGGGCAGTAGTTCTGGCAAAAAAAGACAGGGATAATCTTGTTAACCCTACAACAAACCTGATAGAGGAAGATTAATATGAGAATAGACATTATTTTAAACCTTTTCAACGTAGGACTTACTCATTACTTGATTTTGGGGGCTGTTTTATTTTGTATCGGTATAGTGGGACTTATTATTTCGCGAAATATAATCAGAGTACTTATGTCAATTGAAATTTTACTTTGTGCGGTAAATATTAATTTTGTTGCTTTTGCAAATTATAGCGACATTAATAATTTACAGGGACAGGTATTTGCTATATTTATAATGGCTATTGCAGCAGCTGAAGCAGCTCTTGGGCTTGCCATTCTTCTATCGCTTTACAGGAACAAACCTACAGTTGATACAGAAGAAATGAACGAATTAAAAGGATAAAAATAATTTAGGAGTGTTTGAATATAATGCAGTTTTTTGTAGAAAATGCCGGTTTAATAGCGTTATTGCCCTTGTGGGTTTTCTTGATTATTATATTTGGTCAAAATTTATTTGTTTATGAAAATAAAAAATTCACGTTATGGCTGACGACAGCAAGCACTTTTGCCGGTCTTGTTTGCTCAAGTTTTATATTAGTCTGGACTTTTAATCACACTGCACCTTATGTTCAGAACTTTAACTGGATCCAGGCTGGCAATATCAATTTATCAATAGGAATTATCGTAGACAGGCTTGCTGCAATGATGCTTATGGTTGTTACAAGCGTAAGTTTGCTTATTCAGATATATTCTCATGAATATATGAACAAAGACGAAGGCTATCACAGGTTTTTTGCATACCTCAACCTGTTTAATTTTTCGATGCTAGGACTTGTTTTAAGTTCTAATCTTTTTCAAACTTATATTTTCTGGGAACTCGTGGGAGTTTCGAGTTATCTGCTTATTGGTTTCTGGTTCAGAAGACCGTCTGCTGCGAGTGCAGCAACTAAAGCTTTTATCATGAACAGAATCGGTGATTGCGGTTTGCTGATAGGCATTTTAATGTTTTTATTTTTCTCAATCGGCTGGTGGGCAAGCAGTAGTGATATATTTTTAAGTTTTACCTCTATGCCCGAAGCTGCAAAATATGTTCTTGACTCAACAAATCCCTTTTTATATACAGTTATTGCAATTTTAATTTTTCTTGGACCGGTGGCAAAAAGCGCACAATTTCCATTACATACTTGGCTTCCGGATGCAATGGAAGGCCCGACACCAATCAGTGCTTTAATTCACGCAGCTACAATGGTTGCAGCAGGTGTTTATCTTATCGCAAGAGTTTATCCAATTTTCGAACTTTCTCCTAATGCAATGACAATCATTGCATGGACAGGTGCAATTACTGCATTTATGACTGCAACTATAGCTATAACGCAGCAGGATATAAAAAAGGCATTGGCTTATTCAACTTGCAGCCAGCTTGGATTTATGGTAATGGCTATGGGCGCCGGTGCATACTCTGCAGGTCTGTTCCATCTTATGACACACGCTTATTTTAAGGCTATGTTGTTCCTCTGCTCAGGCGCAGTAATACATGGATTGAATGACCAGCAGGACATGAAATATATGGGCGGCTTAAGAAAACATATGCCGGCTGTTGCTTATACTTATTTAATAGGTTGTTTGGCTATTTCGGGGATATTTCTGAGCGGATTCTGGTCAAAAGAAGAAATTTTTTCAGGATTACTAGAGCATAACCAGCTTGTTTTACTTGTAATTGCAATCTCAGTTGCAGGAATGACGGCTTTTTATATGTTCAGAACTTATTTTCTTACATTTGAAGGGGAATACAGAGGACATGAACATCCTCATAATGCCTCAAAAACAATAACTCTACCGTTAATTATTCTGGCAATTCCGTCTGCTATAATAGGTTTTATTCTTTGTGGAAAGTTCGGATTACCTTCGTTCGATGCTTTTATAAACACAGCAACGGAAACTGCTTCTCGCGGAGAAAGTTTATTGATTCCTGTTGTTTCTTTATTAGTTTCACTGGCAGGGTTTGGGCTTGCTATGATTTTGTACGTCGATAAATACAAAAATATGTTCAAAATCAATCTGGATAAATTTATACAAAAAATTAAACCCGTTTACAATTTTTCCGCAAACCTCTGGTATATCGATCGTTCCTATTACAAATTTGTTGATTATATTGTACTTCCTATTTCTGAATTTTTGTCAGCTTTCGACAAATTTATTGTAGATGGATTAGTCAATCTGGTGGCTATCTGGGTGCGTTTTAGCGGTTGGTTACTGAGAATTTTTCAAAATGGAAATGTCCAAACTTACGCCACAATACTTTTTGGCGGATTGATGTTTTTAACGTTCATATTCACTATTTACTGGTTATTGTAACCGGCTTAGCTATATTTTCGAATTTAGTTAAAGCCACAGATGAAAGGTTAAAGTTACGAAAACAAGGCTCTAAATCAAGAGTAATAATCTAGACAAAAGAAAGGTTAGTAATGGAATTTTTATCTCTAATATTATTGATATTTCTGCCCGTTATAGGGGCAATAATTATATTCGGTCCGTGGTTTCCCCAAAATGAAGTAAAAATAAGAAGGTTCGCAAAAGGCTGGAGCGGTCTTGTGTTTATTTATTCGCTGTTTTTTATAACATTTTTTAATCCGTCACAAACAGGTTTTCAGTTCGAAAATATATTAAAACTACCCGGAGGAAAAGATTGGATTGCGCCTCTAGGAATAAATTTTGCATTTGGTGTTGACGGAATATCTATTACACTTATTATTTTAACCACATTTTTGGTTCTTATTTCACTTATTGCAAGCAAATATAGCATAACAAAAAGACACAAACTTTATTACTCAATGATATTTGTATTGGAAACTGCTATTTTAGGGGTTTTTGCAGCAAAAGACTTATTCTTATTCTTTTTATTCTGGGAAATAGAACTGATTCCGATGTATTTTCTGATTTCTATATGGGGAACAGGCAGAAAAGAATATTCAGCAATGAAATTTATTCTTTATACTTTTGCAGGAAGTATTTTCATGCTTGCATCTATACTTGCTATTGTGTATTACCACTATTCACAGACAGGCATTTTGACTTTTGATTTAGGAATTTATACGTCATTAAAAGATTACAGCTACCCATTAATTTTCTCTATACTAGCTTTTTTTGGATTTTTCGCTGCATTTGCAGTAAAACTCCCTATAGTTCCTTTGCATACTTGGCTTCCTGATGCGCATGTTGATGCTCCTACACCTGTAAGTATGCTTCTAGCAGGGATTTTGCTAAAAATGGGCGGTTACGGATTGATAAGAATGAATTTGCAGATTTTACCTCAGGCGGTTAAGGTTTTAGCACCGTTGCTTATTATTTTAGGAGTCATAAACATAATTTATACAGCCTGTATTGCGCTTGTTCAAACAGATCTCAAAAAACTAATTGCCTACAGCAGTGTCAGCCACATGGGAATCGTTTTAGTCGGACTGGGCGCTTTAAATACTGCCGGAATTTCCGGAGCTGTTTTTCAGATGGCGGCACATGGCATAATAAGTGCAGGTTTGTTTATGATAGTCGGCATTATTTATCTGAGAACGCACACAAGAGAAATTCCTTTGTTGGGCGGGCTGGGGCAAAATGCTCCAAGAATTATGTATTTCTCTTTAATGATAGTTCTTGCGAGTTTAGGTTTACCTTTATTAATTGGTTTTGCTGCCGAAACGCTGGCTTTTTACGGAGCTTTTACGTCATATGCAATAAACGGGCTTTCTTTTTTCGGCTGGTATATTCCTGTTTCTATACAAGTATTGACTGCTGCAGCTATTTTCGGAATAATTTTAACGGCTGCTTACCTGTTATGGATGTTTAAAAAAGTTTTCTATGGCAACTTACTCCCCAGATGGAAGAAATTCCACGATGCTACACCTCATGAAGTAGTCATACTGCTGTCATTAATACTTGTAATCGTAGTATTCGGGTTTTATCCAACAGGATTAACAAGTATTTTCGTTCCTACAGTCAATAATATTGTGAATTTAATTTAATCTATAAAATCTATTAATTAGGAGATAAAAATGAATCTATTGTTTGATATAGCAAATGCCCTCTTGCCTGAAATGCTGCTGGCTATTTTAATTATAATATGCCTGATTATGACCTTTAGTTTCAGGAATGATGACCAAAATTTAGTTTTTGTTGCCGCTATATCAGGGCTTGTATTCACTATTATTTCGTTTGTATTTTTGCCTCATTCTCAAGAAATAACTGCATTTTCAGGAACTTTTGTTTCAAACAGTTTTACTATTTTGTTCAGAGTGCTTATTTTACTGGGGGCAATTTTATCAATTTTATTATCAAAAAGATATGTCTGCAATTTTGGCAATAGTATCGGGGAATTTTATACTTTAATTCTCACTGCTACTTTAGGAGCAATGCTTCTGACAGGTGCGAATGATCTTATTATGTTTTTTGTGGCGATTGAAACATTAAGTATTTCAAGCTTTGCCCTGTGCGGATATACTAAACTTGACAGACTAAGTAATGAAGCCGCATTAAAATATCTCGTAATCGGAGCTGCTTCAACAGCTATAATGCTTTATGGGTTTTCATTTCTTTACGGCATTACGGGACAAACAAATATTACAAATATAGTTAATTTTTTATCACATTATGAGCACAGTACAGCATTAATTATAAGTTTTATTTTTATTGTAGCAGGGTTTGGATACAAACTTTCCGCAGTGCCCTTTCATACCTGGACTCCTGATGTTTATCAGGGTGCGCCTATTCCTGTTGCGGCTTACTTATCAGTTGTTTCTAAAATAGCAGGATTTGCAGCCATAATCAGATTTATGACTCTTGTTTATGCGGATATTTCAATTTTTACTGTCGTAATTGCGGTAATTGCCGCAATTACAATGACAACCGGAAATTTAATGGCAATAGGTCAAAAAAATATAAAACGATTAATGGCATATAGTTCAATTGCTCAGGCGGGATATATTCTGCTGGGTCTTTCTGTTCTTACATCAGAAGGGATTGCAGGAATGATATTTTATTTAATCGTCTATTTATTTATGAATTTTGGAACCTGGGCTGCTGTTGAAATTTTTGCAAGCCAGACAGGAATGGATTCTATTGACGATTACAACGGACTTGCGCACAAAAACAGGTATTTTGCGCTTTGCTTATCTGTATGTTTATTGTCTTTAGCAGGTATTCCGATTACGGCAGGTTTTTTCGCAAAGTTTTATTTATTCAAAGCCATTGCCTTTGCCGGATTTAAATATATGCCTGTATTAATAATTGCCTTAATTAATACAGTTTTTGCGGTTTTTTATTATGTAAAAGTTATAAGGGCAATGTATGTAAGACCTGTCGGAAAATTTGCAAAACAAAAAGATGAAATAAAAATTTCTTTATCTTTGCAAAGTGTTTTAGTTGTGACCGTTTTAGCGACTGTATTATTAGGAATATTTGCAGGACCTGTTATAAATCTTTCAAAATCATGTGCAGATATTTTAACTATCAACAAAAAACAGCACTTCGAAAAAATAACGAGCATTACTTCCTACTTAAGACAATAATTTTTATTTATATTAAGAACTCTTAATAATTGCCTTTCAAAAAGGCAATTATTTTGTTTATAAAAACTTTAAATATATAAGAGGTCTTTTAAATTCACAATTATTTTACGGGAGCAAAATTATGGCTATCGGACCACAAGATTATATAGATCAAATGCTTGCAAAAAAATATTCTGCAGAAAAAGTTAATAATATTTCAGAAGATGTAAGCAGACTGGCAATTTCCAAAGAAAGATACTGGGAAATCCAGAAAGACATTGCAGAAGTACAAAGAGCTCTTGTAATGGTCAACACAAAATTTCAAGTCGGTAGAATTATGGCCAAAGCTGCCAGTCTTACATAAGATTTATTAAATTTACACGAAAAAAATACTGCAACTAAAATTAACCGCAGTATTTTTTTTGCATATATTTTGACCTATTATACTGAAACGAGTTTGTTTTCCCGAAAACCGGCAAAGCCGGATTTTCTCGAAAAGCATCACTCCTAAAAGATATAGTGCTTTTGCAAAAAATATTTCATTTAATAATTACATCTTATAGCACTATATCTGTTTTATCGAAAATAAACTCGTTTTGGTATAGAATTAATGTAAATATACCAAATGGAACAGATATTATGCATAAAAAAATCATTCTTGCTTCAGCCTCTCCAAGAAGAAAAGAACTTCTCGAATTAATAGGGCTTGAGTTTGAGATAATTCCTTCCTGTATAGATGAAAACGTAGAAAATAAACCGTTTTCAACAAAATTAATTGAAAATCTGGCAGTTGAAAAAGCAGGCGATATCGCAAATAAAATCACTATTCCTGCAATTATCATAGGCTCTGATACTGTCGTAATAATTGATAATAAAATCCTGGGCAAGCCAAAAGATAAAAAAGATGCCTTTAATATGCTTAAAATGCTGAGTAATAATACTCATCAAGTTATTTCTGCAATAGCCGTTATTGATACAGAAACAGGAAAAACTATGAAAGATTCTGTTATCAGCAATGTAAGTTTTAAAGAACTTTCTGACGAAGAAATAAACGCTTATATAGAAACAGGCGAGCCGATGGATAAAGCAGGAGCATACGCTATACAAGGATTGGCAAGCATGTTCGTTAAATCAATAAATGGCTGTTATTCAAATATTGTCGGGATTTCAGTTTTCAAGCTCACAGAAATGTTAAAAGAATTCGGGGTTAAACTGCTCTAATGCGTATAATTGGTATTGATCCCGGCATGGCTATAGTCGGATACAGCATTTTAGATTGCGAAGCCGAGTCGAAAAATATTTTAGTTAACTGTGGATCTATCCAAACGGATAAGACCCTGAGCAACGCAACAAGACTGCTTGAAATTTATAATGACCTCTCACATCTTTTGAAAACATACAAGCCTAATATTGCTTCTGTTGAGCAGCTGTTTTATTTCAAAAATGCAAAAACTATTATTCCTGTTGCCCAGGCTAGAGGGGTAATTCTTATGACCTTAGAAATGTTTAACATCCCAATCTATGAATACACTCCGCTGGTTGTGAAGCAAACTATAACAGGCTACGGAAGAGCAGACAAAAAAGATGTTAAAGAAATGGTAGAAATTCTATTAAGCGGTCAAAAGCTTCCAAAGCTTGATGATGCTGTAGATGCTATTGCAATAGCACTTTGCCATACTATGTGCGATGTCGGATAATGCTTTTATAATTGCCTGTTCGTTAATCCATTGCAATCCAGAGAACTTTTCTCAAAAATCTGCCCATAATTATTGCAAGCACAGAAAAAATCACATCATAAAAAAACTGCATTCCGCTTAACTGCCATATCCATCCGAAAACTGTAAAGATTGATTCATGTTTTATAAAAAGTACAATTGTTAAATAAATTACGCCTATAAAATGCACTGCGGTTACACCAACTATCGAGGCTCTTATGGTCGTAAAAGATTTTAGTTTTCCTGAAAGAATGTTTCCAACAGTGTATACACCGGGAATAAATCCGAGAATATACCCAAAACCGTGCTGCATGTAATAATTTATGCCTCCACCACCTGCAAATATCGGAAATCCGACCAATCCTGCCAAAATATACAGAATTACCGACAGCATTCCGAGTCTGGGTCCCATAATAGCCGCAATCATAAGCACTATTGGGATTTGAGGAATATAATAAAAAACATTTGTAATTTTTCCCATTGAATTTGCTTTAGCAAAAAAATCTGCCGGATTAATAAGCGCTTCCTGGGGTATTGAGAGTATTAATTGAGGAATTGGTGTAAAAGTTGATATTATTATTAAAAACGTGCAAATCACAACAATAACAAGAGAACCCGTATTTAATCTCGGAAATCTTCTCAGAAATTTGGTATTTTTAACATTTTTTATAATTCTATTATTCATAATCCGTCGTAATTTTATTATGTTCTAGTAAGGCTATTTCGCAATTTCAATTTTTCTTTTAAATCTTTTAACAGGGCTGTAAAGCTTGTATCCCATATATTTTCTGTCCACATTATCAAAGCGTCTTCTTCATTGTCCTGATAGTATTTTTTGCGTAATCCAAGACTCTTAAAACCATATTTGTAATAAAGATTTTGCGCCGGAATATTTCCTGCTCTTACTTCAAGTGTAAACCATTTTGCATTTTTTGCGTAGCCGACATCTATCATATGTTGAAGCAGTGTCTCGCCTAAACCTTTGTTTTGAAGATTTGGCTTAACCGCAATTGTTGTAATATGCGCTTCATCAAAAATAAGCCAAAATCCTGCATAACCGATTATCTCGTTCGTATCTCTATCTAAAGCAGTAAAATAATTTCCGTATTCATTTTCGATTTCACTTATAAAAGATTGAGGAGTCCAGTGATATTCACCAAAGATAACAGATTCAATTTCC
The window above is part of the bacterium genome. Proteins encoded here:
- a CDS encoding NADH-quinone oxidoreductase subunit J, with product MDIIYNLFFYVIAFVLVIAALGVVFLPRIVYSAVAMILAFISVAGIFVLLNADFVAISQIIIYAVGITIVMIFAIMLTGRISEKKLWIAFAPRTLFAFATSGAFFVTILFAITDGFKSLARESNIFSATLPSIETIDTLQNEGTTGIIGKALFTKYVLPFEILSLLLLAAIIGAVVLAKKDRDNLVNPTTNLIEED
- a CDS encoding NADH-quinone oxidoreductase subunit I codes for the protein MKIIFNKTVNGIIEIARGMFTILKHAFRPAITLEYPEKKPVLSSRTRGRLALTTNQDGNLSCIGCMSCTKVCPCGDLIQIESAKDENNKNIINKFTIDMGRCIFCGNCTQACPKDALIMTDEFELADYSRESLVFDKDKLKLSPEESAKWRDKKERDV
- a CDS encoding NADH-quinone oxidoreductase subunit C, with translation MPETSNITAIDEKFEVKHLDKTSDGIEIIEVPKDKLIELVTYLKMHVNTQFNMLFSVSGLDRVDCFEVVYNFYSTVFHKKLLLKVNLEKENPGVESLCGLYSAADWHERETYDLLGINFYNHPNLERILLPKDWIGHPLRKDYVNKDKRLNWNER
- a CDS encoding NADH-quinone oxidoreductase subunit A; translation: MYISGYGMLIAFILFSFAFAAAALIMSFLVQPKAPGKQKEKTYECGMKPFGDSRIQFDLKYYLYALLFLIFDIEAVFLFPWAVSYNKLGLFALVEALIFIAILVVGLVYAWKKDALKWQ
- the nuoH gene encoding NADH-quinone oxidoreductase subunit NuoH, which translates into the protein MHDLYINIFNKLGIPTFFAEITWPIIPFICVAVLLILVVLFLVLMERKVLAWLTVRKGPNRVGPFGFFQTIADAIKLLCKEDIMSKDTNKILFTLAPVIVFAPIMVIYGLMPFTEKFVAINLAAGLFMIFALSSITTVGIVLAGWASNNKYSLLGAMRSAAQAISYEIPLIIAVLSIAVLAGTLNLSDIVAAQSGGASDQTFLNWNVFSWNIIPSFIGFIVFFICSIAEVNRIPFDLPEAESELVSGYNTEYSGMKFALFFLAEYAAMFIMSVLIVTLFLGGYLSPFNDYLSITLFQNIIHNRNILDLFVHIEQGFWIIAKTYFVIFIIIWIRGTLPRLRADQLMSFAWKFLLPLSLLNLTIVAVFKYVVTLING
- the nuoK gene encoding NADH-quinone oxidoreductase subunit NuoK; this translates as MRIDIILNLFNVGLTHYLILGAVLFCIGIVGLIISRNIIRVLMSIEILLCAVNINFVAFANYSDINNLQGQVFAIFIMAIAAAEAALGLAILLSLYRNKPTVDTEEMNELKG
- a CDS encoding NADH-quinone oxidoreductase subunit B family protein, which gives rise to MQIILTAVDFIYNWGRSNSLWPLTFATSCCGIEMISASAATFDISRFGSEVFRATPRQADLMITAGTVTHRMAPALVRLYEQMPEPKYVIAMGACAVTGGMYENDSYSVVRGVDRLVPVDVYLPGCPPRPEALLDAIIKLQKQMKTETILDRKKYLDAHKPRVTLSEDENCEVLLPNSEFEVIHWGVQKIGYDTDYNCKEAQSADVAI
- a CDS encoding NADH-quinone oxidoreductase subunit D; translated protein: MVVENTFNKEMIINVGPQHPSTHGVLRLVMSLNGEIIKETKPVIGYLHRGMEKLAESRNYFQYLPMVDRIDYLSSFFCSAAFCYAVESIAGIVVPKRAEYIRLITMEFNRIASHLMWVASFLLDLGATTPMFYAFREREDIVKLFEELTGQRMMYNFYTFGGVKKDLPEGWMNKALDLCKIMPKMFDEYEAIITKNPIFLERTKGVGILTPQMATDYAITGANIRASAIDLDLRKINTYSVYNEIDFQTHLAENGDSYDRYIVRIAEMRESIKIIEQAIKQIPGGTPEKLKVKSVNCGCKDENCEYCGFDTQLIAKKLNAAVFKPPAGEAISTIEAPRGVITCYVVSDGTNKPVRVKWRTPSFSSVQVLPELIKGKNYSDLMPIFGSLDVVLPEVDR